A window of the Thalassospira indica genome harbors these coding sequences:
- a CDS encoding acyloxyacyl hydrolase, whose amino-acid sequence MKLVLGKMLAVCVLFGFLNTAQAQQILGNDNDSGLLEFSTGMVDITQDEEAAEFRLNYRAQHAMFDVTRPIGGVMVTSEGAVHGYGGLAVDVLWGDHFVSSVYTSVGAYHQGNGEDLGHWIEFRSGLELGFRFDSHERLSLGISHISNASIGDENPGTEILSLTYSFPIERLFD is encoded by the coding sequence ATGAAGTTGGTTTTGGGGAAAATGCTTGCAGTTTGCGTACTGTTTGGTTTTTTGAACACCGCACAAGCACAGCAAATTCTTGGAAATGATAACGATTCCGGACTGCTTGAATTTTCGACCGGTATGGTCGACATCACGCAGGACGAAGAAGCAGCTGAATTTCGTCTGAACTATCGTGCACAGCACGCGATGTTTGATGTCACCCGCCCGATCGGCGGGGTGATGGTTACTTCCGAAGGTGCCGTTCACGGTTATGGCGGTCTGGCTGTTGATGTTCTGTGGGGCGATCATTTCGTTTCCAGCGTCTACACCTCGGTTGGTGCATACCATCAGGGCAATGGTGAAGATCTTGGTCACTGGATCGAATTCCGTTCGGGTCTTGAGCTTGGCTTCCGCTTTGACAGCCACGAGCGTTTGAGCCTTGGTATCTCGCACATCTCGAACGCCAGCATCGGTGACGAAAACCCGGGTACAGAAATCCTGTCCCTGACCTATTCCTTCCCGATCGAGCGCCTCTTCGACTAA
- a CDS encoding homogentisate 1,2-dioxygenase, with protein MTNWIRLPNSEGQCVARSDGQGDQKTYQREVGRAGFAGPSAQIYHRHPPAGWATFEGPLRPRAFSLGKLSPGPACPLQARRVLHNEHMEVRYWKTDSKMHALARNADGDTLIFVHNGAGALFCDYGHLPYRDGDYILLPRGTAWRIEPSELSEFMMIEATADAFKLPDASSDGARAVDPMLFTLPRIDDAFIAQQDDAFWEIHIKRRGQVSTLTYPFNPLDAIGWEGDLCVVKLNWRDLAKHRSDGQRTPPAASCTFVTGTFSISTFIPKVGEGESGIMRVPFYHSNEDADEFIFYHRGEFFSRGEIKAGMATFHPSGFPHGPHPSAYQTKMVKAPVETEEVAIMIDSRAFLTVDESIPDGAEWKAYVKTWEKAQETL; from the coding sequence ATGACGAACTGGATCAGGCTGCCAAACAGCGAAGGTCAATGTGTCGCGCGCTCTGATGGGCAAGGCGACCAAAAAACATATCAGCGCGAAGTCGGGCGTGCCGGTTTCGCGGGGCCGTCAGCGCAAATTTATCATCGTCACCCGCCGGCCGGCTGGGCGACATTTGAAGGTCCTTTGCGACCACGCGCGTTTTCCCTTGGCAAGCTCTCACCGGGCCCGGCCTGTCCATTGCAGGCCCGCCGGGTGCTTCATAACGAACATATGGAAGTTCGTTACTGGAAAACCGATAGCAAAATGCATGCGCTTGCCCGTAATGCGGATGGCGATACTCTGATCTTTGTTCACAACGGGGCCGGGGCGCTGTTTTGCGATTACGGTCATCTTCCCTATCGCGACGGGGACTATATCCTTTTGCCGCGCGGCACTGCCTGGCGGATCGAGCCATCTGAACTTTCGGAATTCATGATGATCGAGGCAACGGCAGATGCCTTCAAGCTGCCGGATGCGTCATCGGATGGCGCGCGCGCGGTAGATCCGATGTTGTTCACCTTGCCCAGAATTGACGATGCCTTCATTGCCCAGCAAGACGACGCATTCTGGGAAATCCACATCAAGCGCCGCGGGCAGGTTTCGACCCTGACCTATCCGTTCAATCCGCTGGATGCGATTGGCTGGGAAGGGGATCTTTGTGTGGTGAAGCTCAATTGGCGCGATCTTGCAAAACATCGCTCCGACGGGCAGAGAACGCCACCTGCAGCATCCTGTACCTTTGTTACCGGGACATTTTCAATCAGCACTTTTATCCCCAAGGTGGGCGAGGGCGAGTCCGGTATCATGCGCGTGCCGTTCTATCATTCCAACGAAGATGCAGATGAGTTCATCTTTTATCACCGGGGCGAGTTCTTCAGTCGCGGCGAAATAAAGGCCGGAATGGCAACATTCCATCCGAGCGGTTTCCCGCACGGACCGCATCCAAGCGCCTATCAGACAAAGATGGTCAAGGCGCCGGTGGAAACCGAAGAAGTGGCCATCATGATCGACAGTCGGGCATTCCTGACGGTTGATGAATCCATTCCGGACGGTGCGGAATGGAAGGCGTATGTGAAAACATGGGAAAAAGCGCAAGAGACACTATAA